The sequence below is a genomic window from Nicotiana tomentosiformis chromosome 6, ASM39032v3, whole genome shotgun sequence.
cgagcccggacccctttgcgttaaAAGCACCATCGGTAAAGAGGGTCCAAACTCCCTAGGTAGTCCTCGAGGTTAACAATAGTTCCCTTTCGACatcgggtattaaggccggcgtaaagtcggctaCGAAGTCTACCAAATTTTttgatttgatggcggttcggggccgATActtgatatcgtacccgctacTTTTGACTGCCCATTCGGCCAACCGGCCCAAGAGCTTGGGTTTGTGCATGATGTTCCTTAGTgggtaagaggttacgacacatatggggaggcattgaaagtatggttttaactttctggatgcgcttagcaaagcgagcgccaatattttcaggtgaggataccttgtttcggcctcacCAAGAGTTATACTAACATAGTAAaaaggaaattgtgtaccttcctcttcccggactaagactccacttaccgcgcCACCTTGGATACCACCAAGTAAAGTTACAGCTGCTCGTCCGCCTTCGTAGTGAGGAGCAGGGGTGGAatcgaaaggtaccgtttgagttcttccaaagcttgttggcactccggggtccaagaaaatttattcttcttattcaatagtgagaagaaccgatggcttttgtctgaggacctcgatatgaatcGGCCCAGGGCGGATATACGCTCGGTTAgcctttgaacggccttgacatgGTCCACCACGGTAATGTCTtttatagctttgattttatcgggattgatctcgatccctcggttggacaccatgaacccgaggaatttctctgatccgaccccgaatgtgcatttttccgggttcagcttcataatGTATCTCTTTAATATATCGAAGGTTTCctgtaaatgtttcaaatggtcctctgctcgcagggacttgactaacatgtcatcaatataaacctccactGATTTCCCTatatgttcttcgaacatccgatttactaggtgtTGATAAGTAGTTCCAGCATATTTTAACTCGAATGGCATtatattataacaataggtgccaaatttagtgataaaagaagtcttttcttgatcgcccgggtccatccgaatttggttgtacccggaataggcatcgagaaagatGAGTATCTTGTGCCCGGCCGtcacatcgatcatgcgatcgatgttaggcaaaggaaaagaatccttagggcatgccttgttcaagtttttgtaatctacacacagtCTCAgcttatttccctttttaggtactaccactacgttagctagccagtccgggtacttaacttcccgaatagatcatattttaaggagtttagatacctcgtccttgatgaaggtgtTCTTGACCTCGGACTATGGTCTCCTTTTTTTCTTAACTGGATGGAACTTAgggtccaaactcagcttatgagtggtcacctccggcgggatccctatcatttcaagatgggaccaagcaaaatagtctatgttagctataaggaattcaatgagtcttttcctgagctcgggagttaaccccgtgcccaagtataccttctgatcgggcaagtgttcgacCAATAtaacttgctccagctcctcgatcgttgatttggtggcatcggaatcattAGGGGCAATGAACGACCTAGAGACTCCGTAATCATCACCCTTGCCTTCTCCTCACTCTTCCGGTTCGGTCGGGGCCagtatcggtgattgctatttagtttttCCTTCCTAGTTGGCTCTgtgttctttgatgtcgagagcACGGGCACTGGGATCACCTCGTCGACTGTGAATATTTCTTTTGCTGTTAGCTGCTCTCCGTAAACCGTCTTGATTCCTCCTGGTGTGGGGAACTTCAGTAACTGATGTaatgtcgagggtactgccctcatgttgtgaacccaagGCCTTCCGAAtaaggcgttatacctcatgtccccttcgatcacgtagaatttGGTATCCTGAATCCTCTCGGCGGTATTTACTGGAATCGTTATTTCTCCTTTGGTCgtttcgcatgccatgttaaatccatTCAACACCCGGACCGCCATCACTATTTGATCTTGTATCCCCAACTGTTatacgaccctcgatctaatgatgttggtcgagctgcctggatcaatcaacacacgcttaactcggaATTTGTTTATAggtatagatattaccagtgcatcattatgaggctACACGATGCCCTCGGCATCCTCGTCGCTGAACGAAATGGCTCCCTCCGGGATATAATCTCGGGTGTCCTTCTCCCTCATGATGGATACTTTTGTGCGCTTTATCACGGGCCCTTGAGGGACATCGACCCCtctaatgatcatgttgatgatgtgttgaggttcttTTTGGTCGGCATGTTTGTTAAAGTCCCTATTCCTaaagtggtttttggctcgatcactcaggaaTTCCCGGAGATGCCCGTTATTAAACAACCGTGCAACTTCTTCCCTCAGTTGTTGGCAGTCCTCGGTCCTCTGGCCATGCGTGCCATGGtacttacacatcaggttagGGTCTCTCTGGGTAGGGTCGGattgcaatggtcgaggccatttggtctCCTTGATGCGTCCAATAACCGATACGATGCTTGCTACGtcaacgttgaagttatactctaacAATCTTGGAGCTTCCCTCCCCCCCGAGCGGCCTGtcgaaaccacttttgctcatcaGGGCTTGGTTATTGGGCCCTCGATCGCTTCTCTTTTCATTTCTTTTTGCGTCTGGACCCGTTTCCTTTTTGATctgcattgtatggttgataccgatctcggaCTAGCCTGGATTAATGATCGACGATTCTCTTAGGCCTATCATCGGTTCTGATGGGATAAACAAACCCGAAAGAGGCCCCGAGTTAGTCATCCTTGACTCTGATTTTTTACACATATtgtggacgtcggcccaagttaccgccgggtaTTCTACCAAGTTTTGTTTCAGCTATTGCGAAGCCAAGGAGCTTCGGGGGTTGAGTTCCTGAGTaaatgcctgaacggcccaatcgtctgcaaccagaggcaggtccatccgttccatttgaaacctcgacacgaactccctaagcatctcgttgtccctttgcttaaccttgaaaaggtccaattttctggtttcgaccttgatggccccagcATGAGCCTTCACAAAAACATCTAAGAGCATAGCGAacgaatcaatggaatttgggggcAAGTTGTGGTATCATATCATCACTCATTTTGACAGAGTTTCCCCAAACTTCTTTAATAATACTGACTCAATTTCGCTGTCTTCCAagtcgttgcctttgatggcgtATGTGTAGGAGGTCGCATGCTCATTTCGATCCGTGGTTCCGTTATATTTTGCAATATCGGGCATACGAAACCTTCGGGATTGGTTTTGGTGCCGCACtaggagggaaaggcttttggacaaatttcttggagtcCGGGCCCTTCAATATTGGAGGCGCTCCTAGGATTTGATCAACCCGGGAATTATATATCTCTACCTTCTTGTCGTTTGCCTTGATTTTCTTTTCACCAGATTCTAATCGTTTCGTTAATGCCTCTAATATTTTCATTACTTCAGGGCTAACACCGGACTCAGCTTCGCCCGGCCTTTCGGTGATCTGCTCATTTTTCCCGGGGAGGTTCGgcctcaactctgctgggggcgcgACTTTGGTTTTGCAGCTGCGCTATCGCCACCTGCTGagcctgcagcatttcgaagatcaatcGTAGACTGACCTGTCGCCTTCGGCTGCTCCTTGAGTCATTGGTCGGGCTCCTTCGCGaacgctattttcggggtcggtaggaAGGTTggcgtcgatggccacatgtgagttagcatcAACTAGATCTACGACTGGGGCCCCGTTGGGATCAACAGGGGGTACCTCATTGCTAGGCACCAAATTGTTGTTTTCACCATGATGGCCAGACCCATCCTCAACGTTCAAGTAAGCAgattgagaatttgacatttttaagctgacctgaaattgagaccttaaagaacaagtgtaaaatagagtgtgttatggagatttgtatcgaaccaccactattatccttagccccacggtgggcgccaaactgtttacgcttaaaaatggataacaataaaatttatacgcagttttaaagatatgtggagttattcaatacaagtgatcaaTAACGTTAGATAAGCGaactaaagataaaataaataaccaaTTCAGTTGTGATGTTAAGTCCGGCCTCGGATATGAGCTTAGTGATTGTTTTGCGCTCGATTCAGAGCCAAATATATATGAAGAACTATGAGCAacaataagaactttgaataacttaAAAGCAGAGAAAACAAGtctatattgctttgatatgcgtgcTATAGTGTCCTTGAATAAAAATCATCCCATTTATATAATAGGAAaatttcatccctagtacaattctaagaaaggtaaaaatcttctttttcattAATCACTGATCTTTTGTCGATACGGGCTGAGATCCACGCTGTGATATCGGCCCTTTCTTAGTCATGTGCAACCGTTTGGTAACACTTTTCGAGGTCTTGGAGCTCGTATCGGATTCGGGGGCGAGGTCTCGATGGCTCTGGTGGTAAGCACTTTGTTCGGGTCTTAGTACGAGAGGTTCCTAGATTCCGACTCCATGTAGTTATGTCTTTGCTTCGCTTGCCCCACCGGGAAATCGGGGTGCTCATTAGCCCTAATTTTACCCGTACATACTAACAACTAATTTATACTATTAAActtcaaaaataaattattaaattaagtCAAATAATTTAAACTGAATACCAAAATTTCCAgaaagtttccaaaatacaaaaaTTTCCATAAGATTTTAAATTCGGATAAAAAACTGTCAAttcaaaaattacaaaaaaataataataacggAAAAACACAAGAATACATGGTTTAATATTAATATTAGCTACAAAATCTCTAATTATTATAAGCaataaatttgaaaaaatatcTCAAATTGAAGCTCTTTTTCGAAATTCAAGCAGGATTCTTATTCTATACCTAGAATATACCTTGAATCTTgtatatttttgtaaatttttttatCAAATCTGTGTTGTAGGACCATGTGAGCGCCATTAATAGCGGAATTGAATTAAAAAGGGGGGGGTGGGGGGGGAGGAGGGCGATATTGGGAAAAGGGGGGGGTTAAATTGGGGACATATAACACATGATACCCATGCATTATATAACTTTGGGCCGGCTAACGACCACTAGGTTGGGTCGTTGGCTTAGAGTGATACCATATAGGTAGGCATGCGATATATGTAATTTGTTTTTTTCACattactatggttctttaagtTGATTTTTTCGTTACTTTGGTTTCGGAATCTTCTGTCAgaacaaacaataacaacaacaaacaacaataacaataacatattcagtgtagtcccacaagtgaggtctggAGATGATagaatgtacgcagaccttaccactAACTTGTCAGAACAAacatagaaaagaaaagaaaataacatttcctcttttttttcctttcctgGGCTATCAAAACCTTCAGTgtcctcttttttcttttcccGGGCTATCAAAACCTTCAATGTAGGTGAGGGTTCGAATCCAATGTGTACTACTCCCCCATTTCTCATTTCCATTCCCCCATGTATATTAAAATCTTTTAGAAAACATAAGTATACACACAAAGCAAAACAAAAATGGAGAAGCATAAGTATATGATTAAAGCGGAAAATTGgaaataaccaaaaaaaaaaaaaaaagaggagggAAACTATcagctatgtccatttataatAAGCTCATTACCAAAAttggtcaattcataaaatattactaatattagccaaatattactaatattagccaattagctatttgtagcaaacaaatatcaaatttttgctttcttttgagtgcgtgttattagaatagattaggTACATCTTAAGGaacttgaatctcagttttggaatgatttggtgaagttttgaggtggtttgaattaaaaattcgaagtaaaaaattaaacatgaaaaaaaatgatatgtgtatcatttgtgtatcacatatgtatcatatttgtatcaattgtgtatcacatgtatatctatgtatacctgtgtgtgagatacacacgtgatacatgtttgatacatgtgtcgcaaaaaaattttttgaactcgatttaattacgaattttgatacaaaaccagtccaaatcacctccaatcttcctcaaattttgtatattgacttatttatatgttttcaatgaatttcaactatacccattgaaaaagttccttttttgcttagatttttggaatattgCATATTgtttttttgtatttcatcaccttatttgctacctcatccatgaaatttccttTCCGTCTTGCGCCTAATGTTgtaatcacgcttaaaaatatgaaaGGTGATTTTTGTATGCGGTTCTTTGAGAGAAAGAACATTATTTATTTGGTTTTCCAATTTTTATATGTActtggctagttttggtaagtgTATGACTAATGGCTAGAGATTGGTAAGTTgagacttatttgggacatttgtGTAAGTTTCCAAAAAAATATAGTAGCAGCAAACACGTCTACTTAGCAACCAATTTCCAGAATTTGCAAACACGGCTAACTTGCTATAAATTACGGTTAACTTATTAGCAAGCAAGATATCTCCAGCAAGAAGGATTTTTGAAATAAATATGTTAAGGTAACCAATAAAATCTGAAACACCAGTAGCATCCCATTGGACAGACTGATGAGTTGATTAAAATTAATGTATTCAAAATCCCAACTAGTAAGAGCTTATTTTCGGAAAGGATATGAAGCATGTCACTAAAAAGAACAAATTGCTGTACTAATTTCTACTTGCTTCAAAAGGGTGTTCAATTGATTAGCAGTGCGAATGGTAAAAGATACATTATCTGATCTACAAAGGTTACCCTACCTATCGTGATACTCAAACCACTTCAGCTCTACCTGACTACTATTAGAGTATGGCATCCTCAAAATTAAAAGTCCACAAGTATTGCAATAAGAAAGATCCCAAATGAGCAGACTATTTTGAGCAGTTCAGCAAGTGCGTAATACCCACTTGCTTTAAGTCAAAACATGTTCTATATATAAGAGTCACTGGCTATTAAGTTCACCCGGCATTTTACGATTCCAACCAACTGAACCGGCTTTACGTTCTCCTCGCTTTCTTTTGTTTCTGGGAAAACGGATATCCGAGGCTAAGCTCGACTTAAATGTTGATTGCTCTTGAGATGTCGATGCTTTAACTGCTGCATTAGATTCTGATGCAGGGGGAGGTGGATTCTTCTGAGATGTGGATGCTTTAACTGCCGCATTAGGATCTGATGCAGGGGGCGGTGGATTAGAGCTTTCTTCTTCCACATTATTTCTCACATCTTGATGCTTCTCCAAGGATTTGTCAGGAGTCATCGTCAAAATGTGTCCTACTTCATTATGTATGAGAATGTTATCAACAATCTGTAGATTAGCAATACATAAAAACAATCAATGGATTGAAGTGCAATGGAAAACAACCAGCCTCGCAACATCTTTAATGAGTGAAGAGCACAAAGGGCATTATTTCTCACATCTTGATGCTTCTCCAAGGATTTGTCAGGAGTCATCGTCAAAATGTGTCCTACTTCATTATGTATGAGAATGTTATCAACAATCTGTAGATTAGCAATACATAAAAACAATCAATGGATTGAAGTGCAATGGAAAACAACCAGCCTCGCAACATCTTTAATGAGTGAAGAGCACAAAGGGCATAAATGGGGGGAACTAGCTTATTTTAGAAAACTATGGTCCTTTGGTTTAGAAAACATGGGTAAAGAGGACTAATCTCAGGTTGGTTTATCTGAGAGCCTCCCacatccctccccccccccccccaaaaccagCTCCACCCTCACTCAAACGCAGCCTGGTTTTACCACTTTTTTCCCCTTAATCTTTGACTAATTCCATTTACACTAGGGGCTTATTAATTACCAAAACATTCGACACATTGAAACAGACTGCATATTTGGAGATTACTCGACACATAAGGGCCAAATACTATTTTTGAAGAACACCTAATTGCATTTCCTAAGCCAAGCACCAGATGTGACTTGCAGGAAACATAATCTATTTTACTCATAGTATTGAAATGTAATCGCCACTTTAAACCAAGCACCAAGTATGAAATACAAAAGCTAGTCCCTATTTTTAGTCCTAGGATTAAGTGCCATAGGGCCCTCCAAACACCACTCAGTGATTAATTCATCAACCTAGCATAGCCAGATAACAACCATAACTCAATATTATTCACTCTTTTTTTCGACTTGGAAAGGATAGATGTCTTACTCTTTCGCTTGAATCTCCGACTTGTGCCTGCTGCTGCGTGACATCCACAGAGGATAAAAGTCCTACTGTACTTTCAATAATGTCAGGAATAGGCATAGCCTCTCCATAGCTTGACATTGTACTGTCAGGCATGACAAAATCTCCAAGATCATAATCTACCATGTGCTGAGATGTTGCATATAAACCTCCAGCTGATATTGTGTCTCCATTGCATGCCGAGAATGTAGGGCTACGAATAGAGCTAGCCTGTCCATCAATTGACATCAGATTCTCAGAGGAAGAAAACTTTATTGCATTTTTCGTCATCACTGTATCAAGTTGGTCCTTCAACTTATGAACCCGACTATGTACAAGTTCAATTTTGCGAAGGATCTGCTCCAGAAAACTATTGCTGCTTTCCAGAATTGACAAATCATCATCATTACCAAACTCATCATGGCCATTGGATTTCTGTTCTGCCAGTGCTATGCCAGAAAAAAAATCAACATAAGGGACATCCAGTGAAACTATATTACAAAAACAATTTGTTGACATATCTATGCCTTTAGTAAAGATGCCAGAAGAACAAACACTTTAAACTCAACATTAAGATTGACATACTTTTGAGCATAAACTGTAGTGAAGTTGTTCAAGTCCTTATTAGGAATATTCAAACTTGGGCAGACGTGAACTTGACATTCTCACTTCTCATTTACGAATTTCATAATTACCTATAATTCTTTATTTGATGAAAGAATAAATATAGCAGACAGTGCACAGGCTTATATTCTATATTTTGAAACTTTATCATTCATTAACTAGTTTTATGCTGATAGACACAGTCggagcacaagttatatgcaCTTCCAAAATTCTAGAGCTTTAAACAAGTCAAACAAAGTTCATAGCATCTGAGCTAGAACTGATCTGGAATATCACGTGTCATTGCTC
It includes:
- the LOC104101950 gene encoding uncharacterized protein isoform X1 — its product is MAPAQHIGQTALDRKPNFSVKIAASGKTNTLPYNSEKKGFNYRYNIVQMESTLNARTTKASNSATDVAVDVTGFARSSDIRLATKEDPDETEYSSSFADTTSGNDNGSGPSDAEVESRFYDDSGLVSSFDRFGSLFPIRKKKLTAHWRDFIRPIMWRCKWAELKIKELQLQAARYNREISALDGKKHRALDQATLEESGSKSLPFIYPRLRKKAMKRRKRKRVEDGTDIAAQMSTHNLFSYFENKKLDLDGTPAGDDISNAALAEQKSNGHDEFGNDDDLSILESSNSFLEQILRKIELVHSRVHKLKDQLDTVMTKNAIKFSSSENLMSIDGQASSIRSPTFSACNGDTISAGGLYATSQHMVDYDLGDFVMPDSTMSSYGEAMPIPDIIESTVGLLSSVDVTQQQAQVGDSSERIVDNILIHNEVGHILTMTPDKSLEKHQDIVDNILIHNEVGHILTMTPDKSLEKHQDVRNNVEEESSNPPPPASDPNAAVKASTSQKNPPPPASESNAAVKASTSQEQSTFKSSLASDIRFPRNKRKRGERKAGSVGWNRKMPGELNSQ
- the LOC104101950 gene encoding uncharacterized protein isoform X2 translates to MAPAQHIGQTALDRKPNFSVKIAASGKTNTLPYNSEKKGFNYRYNIVQMESTLNARTTKASNSATDVAVDVTGFARSSDIRLATKEDPDETEYSSSFADTTSGNDNGSGPSDAEVESRFYDDSGLVSSFDRFGSLFPIRKKKLTAHWRDFIRPIMWRCKWAELKIKELQLQAARYNREISALDGKKHRALDQATLEESGSKSLPFIYPRLRKKAMKRRKRKRVEDGTDIAAQMSTHNLFSYFENKKLDLDGTPAGDDISNAEQKSNGHDEFGNDDDLSILESSNSFLEQILRKIELVHSRVHKLKDQLDTVMTKNAIKFSSSENLMSIDGQASSIRSPTFSACNGDTISAGGLYATSQHMVDYDLGDFVMPDSTMSSYGEAMPIPDIIESTVGLLSSVDVTQQQAQVGDSSERIVDNILIHNEVGHILTMTPDKSLEKHQDIVDNILIHNEVGHILTMTPDKSLEKHQDVRNNVEEESSNPPPPASDPNAAVKASTSQKNPPPPASESNAAVKASTSQEQSTFKSSLASDIRFPRNKRKRGERKAGSVGWNRKMPGELNSQ